A stretch of the Streptococcus suis genome encodes the following:
- a CDS encoding HAD family phosphatase, giving the protein MKKKMIAIDLDGTLLNQESQLSEYTISTIKKVRKQGHLVLIATGRPYRMAETFYQQLELDTPMINFNGSLVHIPNRRWEWEKNVLIDKSYLLEFLKSEDTFEAEFIAGEYKNKFFITQNHLDRVDPSLMGVEQITPDTLIKPELITSDPHSILMQTRATDKYALAEEMRSYFKNELEINTWGGPLNVLETCAKGVTKASALIYLLDIFQLDAKDLIAFGDEHNDVEMLDLAGKAYGMKNCSDTLRPHADQMTEFANFEDGVAKELEKLFL; this is encoded by the coding sequence ATGAAGAAAAAAATGATAGCAATTGATTTGGATGGAACGCTTTTAAATCAAGAAAGCCAATTATCCGAGTACACAATCTCTACAATTAAAAAAGTAAGAAAACAGGGACACCTAGTTTTAATTGCTACTGGACGCCCCTATCGGATGGCTGAAACATTCTATCAACAACTGGAGTTAGATACACCGATGATTAATTTTAACGGGTCATTGGTACATATTCCAAATCGAAGATGGGAATGGGAAAAGAATGTTTTAATCGATAAAAGCTATCTATTAGAATTTTTAAAATCTGAAGATACATTTGAAGCCGAGTTTATTGCTGGTGAGTATAAAAATAAATTCTTTATTACACAAAATCATCTGGACCGAGTTGATCCTAGCTTGATGGGAGTTGAACAAATAACACCTGATACACTTATTAAACCTGAATTAATCACTTCTGACCCACATTCAATCCTCATGCAGACAAGAGCAACTGATAAATACGCACTTGCGGAAGAAATGAGATCTTATTTCAAGAATGAATTAGAAATCAATACCTGGGGTGGACCTCTCAATGTATTGGAAACCTGTGCAAAAGGTGTTACTAAGGCTTCAGCTTTGATTTATTTATTGGATATATTTCAATTAGATGCAAAAGATTTGATTGCATTTGGGGATGAACATAATGATGTAGAAATGCTTGACCTCGCTGGAAAAGCATATGGCATGAAAAACTGTAGTGACACACTTCGCCCCCATGCTGATCAGATGACTGAATTTGCCAATTTTGAAGATGGTGTCGCAAAAGAATTAGAAAAATTATTTTTATAA
- a CDS encoding NCS2 family permease encodes MDKFFKLKEHNTTVSTEIMAGLTTFFAMSYILFVNPSILSVAGMPTQAVFLATIIASAVSTLVMGLFANVPYALAPGMGLNAFFTYTVVIGLGFTWQEALGMVFLCGLFNIFITVTKVRKSIIKAIPVSLQHAIGGGIGVFVAYLGFKNSNLITFLTSGSDIITVNGVAPADATAETFSNGVFSVLAGGGVVPSITTFTDPSVLLTVFGLILTAVLVIKNVRGAILIGIIATTLAGIPAGVVDLSSISFADNHIGSAFGELGTTFLAAFGGIGSLFADSSRLPLVLMTIFAFSLSDTFDTLGTFIGTGRKTGIFSAEDEKALENGTGFNSKMDRALFADAIGTSIGAIFGTSNTTTYVESAAGISAGGRTGLTAVTTAVLFLLSILILPFVGIVPAAATSPALIIVGVMMVSSFLDVDWSRFEDALPAFFAAFFMALCFSISYGIAAAFIFYCLVKVSTGKAKEIHPILWGATALFILNFIILAII; translated from the coding sequence ATGGACAAGTTTTTTAAACTAAAAGAACATAATACGACTGTTTCGACAGAGATTATGGCAGGGCTTACGACATTCTTTGCAATGTCATATATTTTATTTGTTAACCCAAGCATTTTGAGTGTTGCGGGTATGCCAACACAAGCTGTTTTCTTGGCGACCATTATTGCCAGTGCGGTCTCTACATTAGTAATGGGGCTATTTGCAAATGTACCTTATGCTTTGGCACCAGGTATGGGGTTGAATGCCTTTTTCACCTATACAGTAGTTATTGGTTTGGGCTTCACATGGCAAGAAGCACTTGGTATGGTATTCTTGTGTGGTTTGTTTAATATCTTTATCACAGTTACAAAAGTTCGTAAAAGTATTATTAAGGCGATTCCTGTTAGCTTGCAACATGCTATTGGTGGAGGTATTGGGGTATTTGTAGCCTACCTTGGTTTCAAAAATTCTAACTTGATTACTTTCCTAACATCTGGTTCAGATATCATTACAGTCAATGGTGTTGCCCCGGCGGATGCAACAGCAGAAACATTCTCAAATGGTGTTTTCTCTGTCTTAGCTGGCGGTGGTGTAGTTCCTTCTATCACAACCTTCACTGATCCAAGTGTACTTCTTACTGTATTTGGTCTGATTCTTACAGCTGTTTTGGTTATTAAAAATGTACGTGGTGCTATCTTGATTGGTATTATCGCGACAACTTTAGCAGGTATCCCAGCAGGTGTAGTTGATTTATCTTCTATTAGTTTTGCAGATAATCATATTGGTTCAGCATTTGGAGAATTAGGGACAACCTTCCTTGCAGCCTTTGGAGGAATCGGCTCACTATTTGCTGATTCAAGCCGTTTACCATTAGTATTGATGACCATTTTTGCATTCAGTTTGTCAGATACATTCGATACTTTGGGTACGTTCATTGGTACAGGTCGTAAGACTGGTATCTTCTCTGCTGAAGATGAAAAAGCACTTGAAAATGGCACAGGTTTCAATTCAAAAATGGATAGAGCGCTCTTTGCAGATGCAATTGGTACATCTATTGGTGCCATCTTTGGTACTTCAAATACCACAACCTATGTTGAGTCTGCTGCAGGTATCTCAGCAGGTGGGCGTACAGGTTTGACAGCTGTCACAACAGCAGTTCTCTTCCTTCTTTCTATTCTTATTTTGCCATTTGTTGGAATCGTGCCAGCGGCAGCGACATCTCCAGCCTTGATTATTGTCGGTGTCATGATGGTATCCTCATTCCTTGATGTGGATTGGAGCCGATTTGAAGATGCGCTTCCAGCCTTCTTTGCAGCCTTCTTTATGGCACTATGCTTCTCTATCTCTTACGGTATTGCAGCAGCCTTTATCTTCTATTGCTTGGTAAAAGTTTCAACAGGTAAGGCTAAAGAAATTCACCCAATTCTTTGGGGTGCTACAGCACTGTTTATTTTAAACTTTATCATTTTGGCCATTATCTAA
- the metF gene encoding methylenetetrahydrofolate reductase [NAD(P)H] translates to MIGQTPSLSFEIFPPKPEVGNEKIIHALNEMQGLAPHFISVTCSNNNLNVEETTVKLANHVHNELHIPTIAHLPAAYLTKEKVRSVLHSLDKIGVHQILALRGDIINGLSPKEDFKYATDLVSFIKEEAPQFDIIGACYPEGHPESPNAVSDIKNLKKKVDAGCSTLVSQLFFDNEAFYNFQEKCILADIEVPIIAGIMPIINRNQALRLLKTCENIRLPRKFKAILEKYEHDPESLRAAGLAYAVDQIVDLVTNDAAGVHLYTMNNAETARTIHEATHALFKHYS, encoded by the coding sequence ATGATTGGTCAAACCCCAAGTCTCTCATTTGAAATTTTTCCTCCAAAACCAGAAGTAGGCAATGAAAAAATTATCCACGCGCTTAATGAGATGCAGGGTTTGGCCCCTCACTTTATTAGTGTGACTTGTAGCAACAACAATTTGAATGTTGAAGAAACAACTGTTAAGTTAGCAAACCATGTGCACAATGAGTTACATATTCCAACCATTGCACACTTACCTGCGGCTTATCTAACAAAGGAAAAAGTTCGGTCTGTTCTTCATTCTCTCGACAAAATTGGTGTCCATCAGATTTTAGCCCTGCGTGGAGACATTATCAATGGACTTTCTCCAAAGGAGGATTTCAAATATGCAACTGATTTAGTTTCCTTTATCAAGGAAGAAGCTCCTCAATTTGATATCATCGGAGCTTGCTATCCAGAAGGACATCCTGAATCGCCAAACGCAGTATCAGATATCAAGAACCTAAAAAAGAAAGTGGACGCAGGTTGTTCGACATTAGTATCACAACTCTTCTTCGATAATGAAGCCTTCTACAATTTTCAAGAGAAATGCATTCTAGCAGACATCGAAGTACCTATTATTGCAGGTATCATGCCTATTATCAACAGGAATCAGGCACTTCGACTCTTGAAAACATGTGAAAACATACGCTTGCCCCGTAAGTTTAAAGCCATTTTAGAAAAATATGAGCACGATCCTGAATCACTTCGGGCTGCAGGTCTTGCCTATGCTGTGGATCAAATTGTTGATTTGGTCACTAATGATGCGGCTGGTGTCCATCTTTATACAATGAATAATGCTGAGACAGCCAGGACTATTCACGAAGCAACTCATGCCTTATTCAAACATTATAGTTAA
- a CDS encoding 5-methyltetrahydropteroyltriglutamate--homocysteine S-methyltransferase: MTTTIIGFPRIGEHRELKFITEKYFRNEIPQEELLLAAKELRAKHWNIVKEAGITEIPSNDFSHYDNVLDAAVLFNIVPKAAQNLDLTDLEKYFALARGYQGEKGDVRARPMKKWFNTNYHYIVPAIEKDTEIKLAGQKIFDEFQEAKDLGISTRPVLIGPFTLLQLTDFEEGLTATDFADSLVAAYGQVFEKLAELGAEKIQLDEPSLVKDLTADEKALFLNIYQTLLADKKGLQVLIQTYFGDVRDIYTELTNLPVDAIGLDFVEGKETAALVATGFPADKTLYAGIVNGKNIWRNHYEKSLAILDAIPAENVVLTTSCSLLHVPFTTANEEFEPAILNHFAFAVEKLNELRDLDAIRNGQGETALAANKELFSLERVGRDKVLADRLAGLTDADYTRLPVFAEREAIQREKLNLPLLPTTTIGSFPQTKEIRSTRLAFRKGNISEEEYDTFVKAQTDEWIAWQEEVDFDVLVHGEFERNDMVEYFGENLSGYLFSKNGWVQSYGMRGVKPPIIWGDVTRLNPITVKWSSYAQSRTNKPVKGMLTGPVTILNWSFPREDISIKESTLQIALAIKEEVLDLEAAGIKIIQIDEAALREKLPLRRSDWHSEYLDWAIPAFRLVHSTVAPDTQIHTHMCYSEFTDIIPAIDNMDADVISFEASRSNLVILDELKAKNFQTQVGPGVYDIHSPRVPSVEEISHTIEAILAKVPKEKVWINPDCGLKTRGEKETKVSLIHLTQAAKAARKEL, from the coding sequence ATGACGACTACCATTATCGGCTTCCCACGAATCGGAGAACACCGCGAATTAAAATTTATTACCGAAAAATACTTTAGAAATGAAATTCCACAGGAAGAACTTTTGCTTGCTGCCAAAGAATTGCGCGCTAAACATTGGAATATTGTAAAAGAGGCAGGTATTACTGAAATCCCAAGCAACGACTTCTCACACTATGACAATGTTTTGGATGCAGCAGTACTATTCAACATCGTACCTAAAGCAGCACAAAACCTTGATTTGACTGACCTTGAAAAATACTTCGCTTTGGCGCGTGGCTATCAAGGAGAAAAAGGGGACGTTCGTGCTAGACCGATGAAAAAATGGTTCAACACCAACTACCACTATATCGTTCCAGCTATTGAAAAAGACACAGAAATCAAACTAGCTGGTCAAAAGATTTTCGATGAATTCCAAGAAGCAAAAGACTTAGGTATCTCAACTCGACCAGTCTTAATCGGACCATTTACTCTCTTACAATTAACTGATTTTGAAGAAGGTTTAACTGCTACTGATTTCGCTGACAGCTTAGTTGCAGCCTATGGACAAGTTTTTGAAAAATTGGCAGAACTTGGCGCTGAAAAAATCCAGCTGGACGAACCGAGCTTGGTCAAGGATTTGACTGCAGATGAAAAAGCCCTGTTCCTAAATATCTATCAAACTCTCTTGGCAGACAAAAAAGGCTTGCAAGTCCTCATCCAAACCTACTTCGGTGATGTTCGTGATATTTACACAGAATTGACTAATCTACCAGTCGATGCCATCGGTCTTGACTTTGTAGAAGGTAAGGAAACTGCTGCACTTGTTGCAACAGGCTTCCCAGCTGACAAGACCCTTTACGCTGGTATCGTCAACGGTAAAAATATCTGGCGTAACCATTATGAAAAGAGCTTGGCTATTCTGGATGCTATTCCAGCTGAAAATGTCGTCCTAACAACTTCTTGCTCTCTTCTTCACGTGCCTTTCACAACAGCAAATGAAGAGTTTGAACCCGCAATTCTCAACCACTTTGCCTTTGCAGTTGAAAAATTGAACGAATTGCGTGATTTGGATGCCATTCGCAATGGACAAGGCGAGACAGCCCTAGCAGCAAACAAGGAACTTTTCTCCCTTGAACGAGTTGGTCGTGACAAAGTGCTCGCAGACCGTCTTGCAGGACTGACAGACGCTGACTATACACGCCTACCAGTCTTTGCAGAACGTGAAGCCATTCAACGTGAGAAATTGAACTTACCACTTCTTCCAACAACAACGATTGGATCTTTCCCTCAAACAAAAGAAATTCGCAGCACACGCTTGGCTTTCCGCAAAGGAAATATCTCAGAAGAAGAATACGATACATTTGTTAAAGCTCAAACAGACGAATGGATTGCATGGCAGGAAGAAGTTGACTTCGATGTCTTGGTTCATGGTGAGTTTGAACGAAACGACATGGTAGAATACTTCGGTGAAAACCTTTCTGGTTATCTCTTCAGTAAGAACGGATGGGTCCAATCATATGGTATGCGTGGGGTAAAACCACCAATCATCTGGGGGGATGTGACGCGCTTGAACCCAATCACTGTTAAATGGTCAAGCTATGCACAAAGCCGTACAAACAAACCAGTTAAAGGTATGTTGACAGGGCCAGTAACCATCCTCAACTGGTCATTCCCTCGTGAAGATATTTCTATTAAAGAATCAACTCTTCAAATCGCCCTTGCTATCAAGGAAGAAGTTCTTGACCTTGAAGCAGCGGGTATCAAGATTATCCAAATTGACGAAGCAGCTTTACGTGAAAAATTACCACTTCGTCGTAGCGACTGGCACAGTGAATATTTGGATTGGGCGATTCCAGCCTTCCGATTAGTTCACTCAACTGTTGCACCAGATACGCAAATTCACACTCACATGTGCTATAGCGAATTTACAGACATCATTCCTGCCATCGACAATATGGATGCGGACGTTATCTCCTTTGAAGCCAGCCGTTCAAATCTCGTTATCCTAGATGAACTCAAGGCTAAGAATTTCCAAACTCAGGTAGGTCCTGGTGTCTATGATATCCACTCCCCACGTGTTCCATCTGTAGAAGAAATTTCTCATACGATAGAAGCCATTCTTGCTAAAGTACCAAAAGAAAAAGTGTGGATTAACCCCGACTGCGGTCTTAAAACTCGTGGTGAAAAAGAAACAAAAGTCAGCCTTATCCACTTGACTCAAGCAGCTAAGGCAGCCAGAAAGGAACTCTAA
- a CDS encoding gamma-glutamyl-gamma-aminobutyrate hydrolase family protein: MGKVIIGISGNEQEFPTKSGRVYVTVARELADGVRQAGGVPMVIPMGTPDLAKDYIDMIDKLILSGGQHVDPSLYGQECLIDSDDYLLERDEFELALIAEALRQGKPIFAVCRGMQLLNVALGGSLEQEVANHWQTDLVGTSHRLQVKPQSRVGKLFAQGSQINSFHHQRIKDLAPGLVATGLDPRDGTIEAYESKGKQALFGLQWHPEFLYNDCKQHRELFHYLIDVF; the protein is encoded by the coding sequence ATGGGAAAAGTGATTATTGGAATTTCAGGAAATGAACAAGAATTTCCAACAAAATCTGGTCGAGTTTACGTGACAGTTGCGCGTGAATTGGCAGACGGTGTTCGTCAGGCTGGTGGTGTACCAATGGTTATTCCTATGGGAACTCCTGATTTAGCCAAAGATTACATTGACATGATTGATAAGTTGATTTTATCAGGAGGTCAGCATGTTGACCCAAGTCTGTATGGGCAGGAATGTTTAATTGACAGTGATGATTATCTATTGGAGCGTGACGAATTTGAGTTGGCTTTGATTGCTGAAGCCTTACGTCAGGGAAAACCGATTTTTGCGGTCTGCCGTGGGATGCAGTTACTGAATGTTGCACTTGGTGGTAGCTTGGAGCAAGAAGTTGCTAATCATTGGCAAACTGATCTGGTGGGCACCTCCCATCGTTTGCAAGTCAAACCACAAAGTCGTGTCGGTAAGTTATTTGCTCAAGGAAGTCAAATCAATTCCTTTCATCATCAGCGGATCAAAGACTTGGCACCCGGATTAGTCGCGACTGGTCTAGATCCAAGAGATGGTACGATTGAGGCTTATGAAAGTAAAGGCAAACAGGCTCTGTTTGGCCTACAGTGGCATCCAGAATTTTTGTACAATGACTGTAAACAGCACAGAGAGCTATTTCACTATTTGATAGATGTGTTTTAA
- a CDS encoding MetQ/NlpA family ABC transporter substrate-binding protein, with protein MKLKKLFSLAAAALSVGVLAACGSSSSSSSSDSSATTVRVGVMSLSDSEQARWDKVQEILDDEVKLEFTQFTDYSQPNKAVAENEVDINAFQHYNFLNNWNQENGEDLVAIADTYIAPIRLYSGTADGKNKYTKVEEIPDGAEIAVPNDPTNESRALYLLQTAGLIKVGVSGTELATIADITENKKNLKITELDASQTASSLSSVDAAVVNNTFVLEAGLDYKNALYKEQKDENSKQWYNLIAARSDWEKSEQAASIKKIIEAYQTDEVKKVIEETSDGMDEPVW; from the coding sequence ATGAAATTAAAAAAATTATTTAGTTTAGCAGCAGCTGCCTTGTCAGTAGGTGTACTTGCTGCATGTGGTAGCTCGTCCTCTAGCTCTTCATCTGATTCTTCAGCAACAACTGTTCGTGTGGGTGTGATGAGTTTGAGCGATTCTGAGCAAGCTCGTTGGGATAAAGTTCAAGAAATTCTTGATGATGAAGTGAAATTGGAGTTCACTCAATTTACAGATTACTCACAGCCAAACAAGGCAGTAGCTGAAAATGAAGTAGACATCAATGCTTTCCAACACTACAACTTCTTGAACAACTGGAATCAAGAAAATGGTGAGGATTTGGTTGCTATTGCGGATACTTATATCGCACCAATCCGTCTTTACTCAGGTACAGCTGATGGAAAAAACAAGTACACTAAAGTGGAAGAAATTCCAGATGGTGCAGAAATTGCGGTTCCAAACGACCCAACAAACGAAAGTCGTGCTCTTTACCTTCTTCAAACAGCTGGTTTGATCAAGGTTGGTGTATCTGGTACAGAATTGGCAACTATTGCTGATATTACTGAAAACAAGAAAAACTTGAAAATCACTGAGTTGGATGCAAGCCAAACAGCAAGCTCACTTAGCTCAGTTGATGCAGCAGTTGTAAACAACACATTTGTGTTGGAAGCTGGTTTGGATTACAAAAATGCCCTTTACAAAGAGCAAAAAGATGAAAATTCAAAACAATGGTACAACTTGATTGCAGCTCGTAGCGATTGGGAAAAATCAGAGCAAGCAGCATCGATTAAGAAGATTATCGAAGCGTACCAAACGGATGAAGTGAAAAAAGTTATTGAAGAGACTTCAGACGGTATGGATGAGCCAGTTTGGTAA
- a CDS encoding M20/M25/M40 family metallo-hydrolase, translating into MADSKVQAFENDAIIQKYFEKLKVLISKKSIFAQQIGLLDVATYLKEMFEEAGADVVLDDSYAAPFVMARFEATVPNAKTLIFYNHYDTVPADADQVWEKGNPFELTISEGYIYGRGVDDDKGHITARLSALKKYQARQDGQLPVNVIFIMEGAEESASVDLDKYLSKYKEHLIGADLLVWEQGHRNSLHQLEIAGGNKGIVTFDLQVKSADLDIHSSYGGVIDSASWYLLSALQSMRAADGRILVDGIYEQVQEPNEREFALVEEFALATSQSMKDIYGLTLPTLVEDRREFLKRLYFEPSITIEGLSTGYLGQGVKTIIPAQASAKMEVRLVPGLEPHDVLDKIRQHLDKHGFDKIEVIFTLGEMSYRSDMSHPAIVNVIELAKKLTPEGVAVLPTSPGTGPMHTVFHALGVPIVGFGLGNANSRDHAGDENVSIDDYYSHVELVEELIASYE; encoded by the coding sequence ATGGCAGATAGTAAAGTTCAAGCATTTGAAAATGATGCGATTATTCAAAAATATTTTGAAAAGTTGAAGGTCTTGATTTCAAAGAAATCCATTTTTGCTCAGCAGATTGGTTTGTTGGATGTGGCGACTTATTTGAAAGAAATGTTTGAAGAGGCTGGGGCAGATGTTGTTTTAGACGACAGCTATGCAGCACCATTTGTCATGGCTAGGTTTGAGGCAACTGTTCCAAATGCTAAAACCTTGATTTTTTACAATCACTATGACACTGTTCCAGCAGATGCGGATCAGGTCTGGGAGAAGGGCAACCCCTTTGAATTGACTATTTCTGAAGGTTATATCTATGGTCGGGGGGTAGATGATGATAAGGGCCATATCACAGCTCGTCTATCGGCCTTGAAAAAATATCAGGCTAGACAAGATGGTCAGCTACCAGTCAATGTGATTTTTATTATGGAAGGGGCAGAAGAGTCAGCTTCTGTCGACTTGGACAAATACCTTTCAAAATATAAAGAACATTTAATCGGTGCTGATTTACTTGTCTGGGAGCAGGGGCATCGCAATAGCCTACATCAGCTAGAAATTGCTGGGGGAAATAAAGGAATTGTGACCTTTGATCTTCAGGTCAAATCAGCTGACTTGGATATTCATTCTTCCTATGGAGGTGTCATTGATTCGGCAAGCTGGTATTTATTATCAGCACTTCAATCCATGCGGGCTGCAGATGGACGAATCCTGGTAGATGGCATTTACGAGCAAGTGCAAGAGCCAAATGAGCGTGAATTTGCCTTGGTGGAGGAATTTGCACTGGCGACCAGTCAGTCTATGAAAGATATTTATGGCTTGACTCTTCCAACCTTGGTAGAAGATCGTCGTGAGTTTCTGAAGCGTTTGTATTTTGAACCATCGATTACCATTGAAGGCTTGTCAACTGGCTATCTTGGTCAAGGTGTCAAGACCATCATACCAGCTCAGGCTTCTGCTAAGATGGAAGTCCGTTTGGTACCTGGGTTGGAGCCGCATGATGTATTAGATAAGATTCGACAGCATTTGGACAAACATGGTTTTGACAAAATTGAGGTTATCTTCACTTTGGGGGAAATGAGCTATCGAAGTGACATGTCCCACCCTGCCATTGTCAATGTGATTGAATTGGCCAAAAAATTGACACCAGAAGGAGTTGCTGTCTTGCCGACGTCACCGGGGACAGGTCCCATGCATACGGTCTTTCACGCTTTAGGTGTACCAATTGTGGGCTTTGGTCTGGGTAATGCCAACAGTCGCGATCATGCAGGAGATGAAAATGTCAGCATCGATGACTACTATAGCCATGTTGAATTAGTAGAGGAGTTAATAGCAAGTTATGAGTAA
- a CDS encoding methionine ABC transporter ATP-binding protein produces MSKEMIKLDNIDVTFQQKKRTIEAVKDVTIHINQGDIYGIVGYSGAGKSTLVRVINLLQMPTAGKITIDEDVIYEGEKVTLTPAQLRSKRREIGMIFQHFNLMAQMTAEENVAFALKHSGLSKEEKKEKVAKLLDLVGLSDRAENYPAQLSGGQKQRVAIARALANDPKILISDESTSALDPKTTKQILALLQELNEKLGLTIVMITHEMQIVKDICNRVAVMQDGRLIEEGSVLEIFSHPKEELTQDFIKIATGIDEALVKIYQQDIVKNLPENSILVQLKYAGSNTDTAIVNDLYKFYQVSANILYGNIEILDHTPVGEMVVILSGEPGQLHRAIEAVTEARVEVTILKGAN; encoded by the coding sequence ATGAGTAAGGAAATGATTAAGCTAGATAACATTGATGTAACTTTCCAGCAGAAAAAACGTACGATCGAAGCGGTAAAGGATGTGACCATCCATATCAATCAAGGGGATATTTACGGTATCGTAGGTTATTCTGGAGCAGGGAAATCTACCCTTGTTCGAGTGATTAATTTATTGCAGATGCCGACAGCGGGTAAAATTACTATCGATGAGGATGTAATTTACGAGGGAGAAAAGGTCACACTTACCCCAGCTCAATTGCGGAGCAAACGCCGTGAGATTGGCATGATTTTCCAACATTTCAATCTGATGGCGCAGATGACGGCAGAAGAAAACGTCGCCTTTGCCCTTAAGCATTCGGGTTTGAGCAAGGAAGAGAAGAAGGAAAAAGTAGCCAAACTCTTGGACTTGGTTGGGCTTTCTGACCGTGCTGAAAACTATCCAGCCCAATTATCTGGTGGTCAAAAGCAACGTGTTGCCATTGCGCGTGCCTTGGCCAATGACCCTAAAATCTTGATTTCAGATGAGTCAACTTCTGCCTTGGATCCGAAAACGACCAAGCAGATTTTGGCCCTCTTGCAGGAATTGAATGAAAAATTGGGCTTGACCATTGTCATGATTACCCACGAGATGCAGATTGTGAAAGACATTTGTAACCGTGTGGCTGTTATGCAGGATGGTCGCTTGATTGAAGAGGGTTCAGTTTTAGAAATCTTCTCTCATCCAAAAGAAGAATTGACACAGGATTTCATCAAAATAGCAACAGGAATTGATGAGGCCTTGGTAAAAATTTATCAGCAGGATATTGTTAAGAATTTGCCTGAGAATAGCATTTTAGTGCAACTCAAGTACGCTGGTTCCAACACGGATACGGCAATTGTCAATGATTTGTATAAATTCTATCAAGTATCTGCCAATATTCTTTATGGCAATATTGAAATTTTGGACCATACGCCAGTCGGTGAGATGGTAGTGATCTTATCAGGAGAACCTGGTCAGTTGCACCGTGCGATTGAGGCAGTGACGGAGGCCCGTGTAGAAGTGACGATTTTGAAAGGAGCGAACTAG
- a CDS encoding ABC transporter permease has product MLEWIQTNFPDIYKLGWDGQTGWLTHFNLTLYMTFVSFAFGGFMGLVSGLFLVLTGPRGVIANKTAYWILDKVASIFRAIPFIILLAAIAPLTKIIVGKTIGTDAALVPLALSVFPFFARQVEVVLSELDRGVIEAAQASGATFWDIVLVYLREGLPDLIRVTTFALVSLVGYTAMAGAIGAGGLGQVALSYGYLRYNDDVTFLATLLILVIIFAIQFIGDFLTRKISHR; this is encoded by the coding sequence ATGTTAGAATGGATTCAAACGAATTTTCCAGATATTTATAAATTGGGCTGGGATGGTCAGACAGGTTGGTTAACACATTTTAATTTGACCCTCTATATGACCTTTGTTTCCTTTGCTTTCGGTGGATTTATGGGCTTGGTGTCTGGTTTATTCTTGGTTTTGACAGGTCCACGTGGGGTTATTGCCAATAAGACTGCATATTGGATTTTGGACAAGGTGGCTTCTATCTTCCGGGCCATTCCATTTATTATCTTGTTGGCAGCTATTGCTCCTTTGACAAAAATTATTGTTGGAAAAACCATTGGTACAGACGCGGCTTTGGTGCCCCTTGCTCTTTCAGTATTTCCATTCTTTGCCCGTCAGGTTGAAGTGGTCTTGTCAGAATTGGACCGTGGTGTCATTGAGGCTGCTCAGGCATCAGGTGCGACTTTCTGGGATATTGTCCTTGTCTATCTGCGTGAGGGGCTACCAGACTTAATTCGTGTGACAACTTTTGCTTTGGTTTCATTGGTGGGCTACACTGCCATGGCTGGAGCCATAGGAGCAGGTGGTTTGGGACAAGTTGCACTATCCTATGGTTACTTGCGCTATAATGATGATGTGACCTTTTTAGCAACTCTTTTGATTTTGGTTATCATCTTTGCCATTCAATTCATTGGTGATTTCTTGACCAGGAAGATTAGTCATAGATAG
- a CDS encoding DUF1398 domain-containing protein: MWFFLSADRVFLVFHLKLEDSYYKERRSIFTLENINRGYEQFTGPDFPKLIAYFKDWEMVENTVDIQSGQVVYCSKAGQTLEKQGYQVTIPVSDRVNLDQFVTILRNHQAGQTDFPTFCQETAEAGIYKWVIDLEAMTCSYMDKAEQAVFVETVPNSTNIH; this comes from the coding sequence ATGTGGTTCTTTTTGTCTGCCGACCGAGTATTTCTTGTTTTTCATCTCAAGTTGGAAGACAGCTATTATAAAGAAAGGAGATCAATTTTCACCTTAGAAAATATCAATCGCGGTTATGAACAGTTTACTGGGCCTGATTTTCCCAAACTGATTGCCTATTTTAAGGACTGGGAAATGGTGGAAAATACTGTGGATATCCAGTCTGGCCAGGTTGTCTATTGTTCGAAGGCAGGTCAAACTCTGGAAAAGCAAGGCTATCAAGTGACGATACCTGTTTCGGACCGAGTCAATCTGGACCAGTTTGTGACCATATTACGCAATCATCAGGCTGGGCAAACAGATTTCCCTACCTTCTGCCAAGAAACAGCAGAAGCAGGCATTTACAAGTGGGTCATTGACCTCGAAGCCATGACCTGTTCCTACATGGACAAAGCAGAGCAGGCTGTTTTTGTGGAGACGGTACCTAATAGCACGAACATCCACTAG